The following coding sequences lie in one Arachis stenosperma cultivar V10309 chromosome 5, arast.V10309.gnm1.PFL2, whole genome shotgun sequence genomic window:
- the LOC130978948 gene encoding kunitz trypsin inhibitor 5-like: MKSSSSVIAAMICFAMVTGMAASAAEPVLDVTGQKLRSGVKYFILPVLRGRGGGLTVGSSVNSTCPIYVLQDKLEVTRGTPVTFTPSTPNKDGVILTSTDLNIKSTSAPKCKESSVWRLLKVLSGVWFISTDGVAGNPGVNTVVNWFKIEKDGKDYNLSFCPSVCNCSTLCRALGIFTDSDGTKHLALSDQVPTFKVMFKKA; encoded by the coding sequence atgaagtCCTCATCATCAGTCATAGCAGCAATGATATGCTTTGCCATGGTAACAGGCATGGCAGCATCAGCAGCGGAACCAGTTCTGGACGTAACAGGTCAGAAACTCAGAAGTGGAGTCAAATACTTCATTCTGCCAGTTCTCAGAGGCAGAGGCGGTGGCTTAACCGTCGGAAGCAGCGTGAACAGCACGTGTCCAATCTACGTCTTGCAAGACAAGCTCGAAGTGACACGTGGCACACCAGTGACCTTCACGCCTTCCACTCCCAACAAAGATGGCGTTATTCTAACTTCCACGGATCTCAACATCAAGTCCACGTCAGCACCAAAGTGCAAGGAGTCATCCGTCTGGAGGCTTCTCAAGGTGCTGAGCGGCGTCTGGTTCATAAGCACCGACGGCGTCGCCGGAAACCCTGGCGTCAACACCGTTGTCAACTGGTTCAAGATTGAGAAGGACGGCAAAGATTATAACCTCTCTTTCTGTCCTTCTGTATGTAACTGCTCCACTCTGTGCAGAGCTCTTGGCATTTTCACTGATTCTGATGGCACCAAGCACTTGGCTCTCAGTGATCAGGTTCCAACTTTCAAGGTCATGTTCAAGAAGGCTTAA
- the LOC130978950 gene encoding putative GEM-like protein 8, with protein MMKSFGTSPRKCFSSSNSDDSFESTITNKESVESGTRKKGSSSFASRIHEHVKIGSKLSETLKGKLNLGKKIIQKGGRGNIFKHIFGMQEDEKLLKASQCYLYTTAGPIAGVLFVSTKKVAFCSENHITFSSSSGELVSAPYKVLIPVQKIREVHESQNVNKLKQKYIEIVTEDEYEFWFMGFLRYEKALKNLHKAISNTN; from the exons AGCTTTGAATCCACCATAACAA ACAAAGAAAGTGTAGAGAGTGGCACAAGAAAAAAAGGCAGCAGCAGTTTTGCATCTAGGATTCATGAACATG TGAAAATTGGTTCAAAACTATCTGAGACTTTAAAGGGAAAGTTGAATTTGGGAAAAAAGATTATACAAAAAGGTGGGAGAGGGAACATTTTTAAGCACATTTTTGGGATGCAAGAAGATGAGAAACTCTTGAAGGCTTCTCAGTGCTATTTATACACCACAGCTGGTCCTATTGCTGGGGTTCTCTTTGTTTCCACCAAAAAGGTTGCATTTTGCAGTGAAAATCACATAACTTTCTCTTCTTCATCTGGAGAGTTAGTCAGTGCACCTTACAAG GTTTTGATACCAGTACAAAAGATAAGAGAAGTACATGAAAGCCAGAATGTGAACAAGTTAAAGCAGAAGTACATAGAAATAGTTACTGAAGATGAGTATGAATTTTGGTTTATGGGATTTTTGAGGTATGAAAAAGCTTTAAAGAATCTCCATAAAGCAATTTCTAATACAAATTAA